DNA sequence from the Acidobacteriota bacterium genome:
GGGGGGCCGCCAGTCCCACGCCCTCGGCGTCGTACATCGTTTCCAGCATGTCCGAGGCCAGTTTGCGCAAATCGTCGTCGAACTCTTCCACCCTCTCCGACCTGGTGACGAGTTCGGGACGCCCATACTTGATGATCTCGCGAATCATGGCTCTTTCCAGCCTTCAGAATACCGTCTTTGGCTCCGCCACTGCAAAAGGGTTCAGGACCATGATCCTGTCACCTCTCGGGCATCTGTTAAACTCGTTGAGGTAAGCTGCGCCCGTCGCACAATAGGGACGCTCCGGCTGGCGCCGCCTGCCTGTGACGGCATCCGCCCGCCTCACGATTCGATGCGACGATGCCGCTCCCGAAACATCTGTTAGAGGACGGTTGAGCGCCCACGGGTCTCGGGAACGGTTGTTACATGGATTTTATCTACAAAGCGCTGCAGGAAGTTCAAGACTTTACCCTTCTGGGCGTGCGCGCGGTGACCAACATCTTCCGTCGTCCGCGCTACTTTCAAGACACGCTCATTCAGATGGACGCCATCGGGGTGGGTTCGCTGGGCATCATCATCCTGACCGGATTCTTCACCGGAGGCGTGCTGGCCCTGCAGAGCGCCAACTCGTTGAAGGCCTTCGGGGCCGTCAACCTGACCGGCCAACTGGTGTCGCTTTCTCTCATCCGCGAACTGGGTCCCGTGCTCTCGGCCCTGATGCTGGCCGGACGGGTGGGCTCCGGGATCGCTTCGCAACTGGGTTCGATGGTAGTCACCGAGCAGGTCGACGCCATGCGGGCGCTGGGAACCGATCCCTCCAAGAAGCTGGTCACGCCCCGCGTCATCGCCTGCGTCACCACCATGCCCCTGCTGACCGTTCTGGCCGACCTCTTCGGACTGCTGGGCGGATGGATCGTGTCTTTCTACAAGCTCAATCTCAACACCAACCTCTACTGGACCACGGCACTGCGGGCCATCGACTACAACGATGCTCTGGAAGGGCTGGTCAAGCCCATTTTCTTCGGCTTCATCGTAGGCATGGTGGGCTGCTACCGCGGACTCAGCACCAAGGGAGGAACGCGGGGGGTCGGAGAAGCGACGACGAAAGCAGTGGTCACGGCATCCATCTTGGTGATCGTGGCCGATTTCTTCTTGACCAAAGTGATGCAAGACCTGAGATATTGAGCATGATCCGTTTTGAACATGTGACCAAGACGTTCGCCGGGGAGCGGGTGCTGGACGATTTTTCAATGTCCCTGCAGCCCGCCGAGACCAAAGTCATCCTGGGCGGAGGCGGATCGGGCAAGTCCACCATCCTCAAGATGGTTCTGGGCCTGGTCAAGCCCGACAGCGGACGGGTCTATGTGGACGGCGAAGACATTACCGAGGTGGAAGAGGAAGATCTGATGCCCTTGCGGCGGCAGATCGGCATGGTCTTTCAAGAAGGCGCTCTTTTCGATTCGCTGACCGTGGGCGAAAACGTGGGCTACCGGCTTATCGAGGAGGGTCGTCACAGCCACCAGGAGGTCGAGTCCATCGTCCACCAGGTGCTGGGATTCGTAGGACTGGAGCACGCTGTCGGCATGATGCCCTCGGAACTCTCGGGCGGCATGCGCCGCAGGGTGGGCATCGCCCGGGCGCTGGCCGGAAAACCGCGCATCGTGCTCTACGACGAACCGACGGCCGGACTGGACCCCATCACCAGCCGGACCATCTCGGAACTGATTATGAAACTGCGCGATCTGGAAGGGGTGACCTCCATCCTGGTCACTCACGATCTGACCACGGCCATGATCCTGGCCAGCGAGATCGCCACCGTCGATGAGGAAGGCGAGACCCGCTTCAGGCGTGAAAACGGGGAGTTCTGCCTCATCAACACGCGCTTCGTCATGCTTAAGGAAGGACGGGTCCTCTTCGAGGGGCCCGACGAACTGCTGCGCGAATTCGACGACGGATACGTCAAGGAGTTCCTCGACTGAGGGCCTCGAAGGGAAGTGGAATCATGGAAGGAAAACGGCGCCCCACGTTCTCGGAACTGAGAGTCGGCATCTTCGTGGTGGTGGCCTGCGCCATCCTGGCGGTGGCCATCTTCACCATCGGCACCCAGGTGGGACTTTTCGAGAAAACCTTCATCGCCAAGACCTACCTGAACAACGTCTCAGGGCTCAAGCCCGGCGACATCGTGCGTCTGGGCGGAGTGGAGGTGGGCAACATCACGCGGGTGGAAATGTCGCCCGCCGGGGTCATTCCCGACACCCAGACCAACCAGCAGACCCTGGCCCGCCTCAACCTCCTCAACAGCCAGGCCGCCACCCTGCAGAACCAGGTGCAGGCCGCCCAGCAGAACGCCTCCCGGCTGGAGGCCGACTATCAGGCTGCGGTGGCCGACGCGGGAGCCGACTCGGAAGCCGCCCGCCAGGCCCTGAGGCGCCTGGAGGACGCCCGGGACCGCCGCGACGACCTGGAAAGCGACCTGGAATCGGCGCGGGAAGACATCGAGCAGGCGCGAGCACAGATCCAGAATATCGCCGTCTACATGCAGTTGACCGAGCAGCACCGCGACTGGATCCGCAACGACAGCAGCATCTCGCTGGGCAACGTGGGCTTGTTGGGCGACAAGTACATCGAAATCTCCCTGGGACGGACCGATGAGCAGCCTCCCGTCGTCACCG
Encoded proteins:
- a CDS encoding ABC transporter permease, whose product is MDFIYKALQEVQDFTLLGVRAVTNIFRRPRYFQDTLIQMDAIGVGSLGIIILTGFFTGGVLALQSANSLKAFGAVNLTGQLVSLSLIRELGPVLSALMLAGRVGSGIASQLGSMVVTEQVDAMRALGTDPSKKLVTPRVIACVTTMPLLTVLADLFGLLGGWIVSFYKLNLNTNLYWTTALRAIDYNDALEGLVKPIFFGFIVGMVGCYRGLSTKGGTRGVGEATTKAVVTASILVIVADFFLTKVMQDLRY
- a CDS encoding ATP-binding cassette domain-containing protein, translating into MIRFEHVTKTFAGERVLDDFSMSLQPAETKVILGGGGSGKSTILKMVLGLVKPDSGRVYVDGEDITEVEEEDLMPLRRQIGMVFQEGALFDSLTVGENVGYRLIEEGRHSHQEVESIVHQVLGFVGLEHAVGMMPSELSGGMRRRVGIARALAGKPRIVLYDEPTAGLDPITSRTISELIMKLRDLEGVTSILVTHDLTTAMILASEIATVDEEGETRFRRENGEFCLINTRFVMLKEGRVLFEGPDELLREFDDGYVKEFLD